The proteins below are encoded in one region of Planctopirus limnophila DSM 3776:
- a CDS encoding phage tail tube protein, translated as MPQDVQIQTGFESFITIVDESTWSDYPNDPVLWHCPYDTFDVKHQTEVRTGNQFTGFRQETHSRFVRGMPQGPLSLPLFGWHPVEGEMSLAQYLIEWAFGSPEVKFRPSKSINYYEGVNFDNNRYQGLRVNQGTLAGQDGGPVTINLDLMGRETIPQVADEEEGPEVGNAPTVPYDRFKLIECDFTDVTLNLAGVNGVPFSGFNLVATHGLIPDYLGGKLLRTMPSGQTVQSLTLNPPKTSKVWAETIRKMDYMEQEVTASLVMKIPHMGTGAVDTNFTQVTATFNRLSIQKADTARSKGVIQQPLEFKVLKPMSNNSAITWAFADVA; from the coding sequence ATGCCGCAAGATGTCCAAATTCAAACCGGGTTCGAGTCGTTCATCACCATTGTCGATGAATCGACCTGGAGCGATTATCCCAATGACCCCGTCCTCTGGCATTGCCCCTACGACACGTTTGACGTGAAGCATCAAACCGAAGTCCGCACCGGCAACCAGTTCACCGGCTTCCGTCAGGAGACCCACAGCCGCTTCGTGCGTGGCATGCCGCAAGGCCCCTTGTCGCTGCCACTCTTTGGGTGGCATCCCGTCGAGGGCGAGATGAGTCTGGCCCAGTACCTCATTGAGTGGGCTTTTGGCAGTCCGGAAGTCAAATTCCGCCCGTCAAAAAGCATCAACTACTATGAGGGGGTCAACTTCGACAACAACCGCTATCAGGGCCTGCGCGTCAATCAGGGGACGCTGGCCGGTCAGGATGGTGGGCCAGTGACGATCAATCTCGATCTGATGGGCCGGGAAACCATCCCCCAGGTGGCCGATGAAGAGGAAGGGCCGGAAGTCGGCAATGCTCCCACTGTCCCTTACGACCGCTTCAAGCTGATTGAGTGTGATTTTACCGACGTGACACTCAATCTGGCGGGGGTGAATGGTGTTCCCTTCTCCGGCTTCAATCTGGTGGCCACGCACGGACTGATTCCCGATTATCTCGGGGGAAAACTGCTCCGCACCATGCCCTCCGGGCAAACAGTGCAGAGTCTCACATTGAACCCGCCCAAGACCTCCAAAGTGTGGGCCGAGACCATCCGCAAGATGGATTACATGGAACAGGAAGTCACGGCTTCGCTGGTCATGAAGATTCCACACATGGGGACAGGGGCCGTCGACACCAACTTCACGCAGGTGACAGCCACCTTCAACCGGCTCTCAATTCAGAAAGCCGATACGGCTCGCTCGAAGGGAGTCATCCAGCAGCCTCTGGAATTCAAGGTGCTCAAGCCGATGAGCAACAACTCGGCGATTACCTGGGCTTTTGCGGACGTGGCCTAA